A stretch of the Channa argus isolate prfri chromosome 9, Channa argus male v1.0, whole genome shotgun sequence genome encodes the following:
- the LOC137132758 gene encoding potassium voltage-gated channel subfamily E member 2-like, translated as MSASNWSNFTLHLEESLTNALGHYLDNWRHNLTAAAKALDKTLAEENFRDVIWYLVVMIGMFAFIVVAILVSTVKSKRREHSNDPYHQYIKEEWTAQKQHGVTTNFAA; from the coding sequence ATGAGTGCCTCTAATTGGTCCAACTTCACGCTTCACCTGGAGGAGTCCCTGACCAATGCTTTGGGTCACTATCTTGACAACTGGAGGCATAACCTAACAGCCGCAGCCAAAGCTTTAGACAAGACACTGGCTGAGGAGAACTTCAGGGACGTTATCTGGTATCTGGTGGTCATGATCGGcatgtttgccttcattgttgtgGCCATCCTGGTGAGCACAGTTAAATCTAAGAGGAGGGAGCACTCTAATGACCCATACCACCAATACATCAAAGAGGAGTGGACTGCTCAAAAACAGCATGGGGTCACAACTAACTTTGCAGCttga
- the slc5a3b gene encoding sodium/myo-inositol cotransporter, with product MGPGMEAADISVVALYFVLVLVIGFFAMWKANRSTVSGYFLAGRSMNWAVIGASLFVSNIGSEHFIGLAGSGAASGFAVGAWEFNALLLLQMLGWVFIPVYIHSGVYTMPEYLSKRYGGNRLKVYFALLSVLLYIFTKLSVGLYAGALFIQESLGWNLYVSIVLLISVTALLTVTGGLLAVLYTDALQAVLMIGGALTLTVISLIKVGGLEGVRTKYMQAVPNVSAIIATGNFTYSPSCRIEPKPNALRMLRGPLDEDIPWPGFILGQTPASIWYWCADQVIVQRVLAAKNLAHAKGSTLMAGFLKILPMFIIVIPGMISRILFADEIACIGPEHCLSVCGSQAGCSNIAYPRLVMAVMPVGLRGLMMAVMIAALMSDLDSIFNSASTIFTLDIYKTVRKEASQRELLIVGRMFIVVMVAISIAWVPVIIEMQGGQTYLYIQEVAGYLTPPIAALFLLGVFWKRCNEKGAFWGGMTGFTLGTIRLILVFVYRQPRCDQPDDRPAFIIHVQYMYFAALLFWISGLVAVVVSLCTSPPTEEQVRTTTVWGLHHIEMVPTKDREEICKLTDKSLCNASQSLHKEMPQNVRKERCLDGANIKLLVPSTDHDPGTPSTETSPATTPAERFANGRMEMIGAEEGCHGNGHTSRCMRLLDWFCGYKDATRSAQQKGVQEDARVILELLYEPPRVKLLLNLGLLCVCSVGIFMFVYFSL from the coding sequence ATGGGTCCTGGAATGGAAGCAGCAGACATATCTGTGGTAGCACTATATTTTGTCCTGGTGCTAGTCATTGGGTTTTTTGCCATGTGGAAAGCCAATCGCAGCACTGTGAGTGGCTACTTCCTGGCTGGTCGCTCCATGAATTGGGCAGTGATAGGTGCATCACTCTTTGTCAGTAACATTGGCAGTGAACACTTTATAGGCTTGGCTGGGTCAGGAGCAGCAAGTGGCTTTGCTGTTGGAGCATGGGAATTTAATGCACTCCTACTTCTGCAGATGCTTGGCTGGGTGTTTATCCCTGTGTATATCCACTCGGGAGTCTACACCATGCCTGAGTACCTCTCAAAACGCTATGGCGGCAACAGGCTAAAGGTTTACTTCGCTTTGTTGTCTGTgctactttacatttttaccaagCTATCTGTAGGCTTGTATGCTGGAGCTCTCTTTATTCAGGAGTCCCTGGGGTGGAACCTGTATGTCTCTATCGTTCTGCTCATCAGTGTAACTGCACTGCTAACTGTCACTGGTGGATTGTTGGCAGTGCTGTACACAGACGCCCTTCAGGCAGTGTTAATGATTGGTGGAGCCCTAACCTTAACAGTCATTAGCCTAATCAAAGTTGGTGGCCTAGAGGGTGTCAGAACTAAGTACATGCAGGCAGTTCCCAATGTATCTGCTATAATTGCTACTGGAAATTTCACATATTCTCCTTCCTGTCGCATTGAGCCTAAACCAAATGCGCTGCGCATGCTTCGAGGTCCTCTGGATGAAGATATCCCTTGGCCAGGCTTCATTCTTGGCCAGACCCCTGCATCTATTTGGTACTGGTGTGCAGACCAGGTCATTGTTCAGAGAGTACTAGCAGCAAAGAACCTTGCTCATGCAAAGGGCTCTACACTCATGGCTGGATTTCTTAAGATTCTGCCCATGTTTATCATAGTCATTCCAGGAATGATTTCACGAATATTATTTGCGGATGAGATTGCCTGCATTGGACCAGAGcactgcctgtctgtgtgtggttctCAGGCCGGCTGCTCAAATATCGCATACCCACGCCTCGTCATGGCAGTAATGCCTGTTGGACTCAGGGGTCTGATGATGGCTGTCATGATTGCCGCTCTAATGAGTGATCTTGATTCGATCTTCAACAGTGCAAGCACTATTTTCACCCTGGATATCTACAAAACTGTCCGAAAGGAGGCATCACAGCGTGAGCTGCTGATTGTGGGCCGCATGTTTATTGTGGTCATGGTTGCAATCAGCATTGCCTGGGTCCCTGTTATTATTGAAATGCAGGGTGGGCAGACATATCTCTACATCCAGGAAGTTGCTGGTTACCTTACTCCACCAATCGCTGCACTTTTCCTGCTAGGTGTGTTCTGGAAAAGGTGTAATGAAAAAGGTGCATTTTGGGGGGGCATGACAGGGTTTACACTAGGTACCATACGGCTAATCTTAGTTTTTGTCTATCGCCAGCCTCGCTGTGACCAGCCAGATGATAGGCCAGCCTTCATcattcatgttcagtacatgTATTTTGCGGCTTTGCTGTTCTGGATTTCAGGGCTGGTGGCAGTAGTGGTCAGTCTCTGCACTTCTCCACCAACAGAGGAGCAGGTTCGTACCACCACAGTCTGGGGGCTCCACCACATTGAGATGGTTCCCACAAAGGATAGAGAAGAAATTTGCAAGCTAACTGACAAGAGCCTTTGTAACGCCTCTCAAAGTCTCCATAAAGAAATGCctcaaaatgtcagaaaggaGAGGTGTTTGGATGGGGCAAATATCAAGCTCTTGGTCCCCTCTACTGACCACGATCCAGGAACCCCTAGTACCGAAACATCCCCTGCTACTACCCCTGCAGAACGATTTGCTAATGGAAGGATGGAGATGATCGGAGCAGAAGAAGGCTGCCATGGGAATGGGCATACTAGCAGATGCATGCGTTTACTGGACTGGTTTTGTGGGTATAAGGATGCAACACGGAGTGCGCAACAAAAAGGCGTGCAGGAGGATGCAAGAGTCATTTTGGAGTTGTTGTATGAGCCACCTAGAGTTAAACTTCTTCTCAACTTGGGATTGTTATGTGTCTGCTCTGTGGGGATcttcatgtttgtttatttctcgCTGTAG